The Borreliella mayonii genome has a segment encoding these proteins:
- a CDS encoding tetratricopeptide repeat protein translates to MNNFSFEKALNFYKNGDFKSSLDNLDVFDENFDSLSLKALIYFKKKDYKALLYVLNTYPVVLSEYNFLVKLIDYGKIEKNKDDLGPFENYNLGVFYFNLKEYELALSCFLKAKEQKSDFVQALNNSAVLFEMLGNKDEALKLFFEARDLDQNNSLVKLNIWILKNSKPFQTVSFLKVDKIFFDANLALVVNYLMYYFYSIGEISRAIKLSEKFLTDSHYSKYIWHNRATIFHKIGNMTQATTSYVKAILSFPNIYTIYNMHIATVELLKFSPKKAIERMVNDYSNLDLIYLYATLFFLRNRDLEDAYFYMKKLCELNPEPYSKFLKLLESSEDMLIEALLEEFAVSLRTNWYLDYLFFIDNSLNLRDPVFVFDHNIRINTYIWRIKDECIELKFSNNEEKMVQEVLHEECICPEINVSIRDFQNLIEAYKEFRINY, encoded by the coding sequence ATGAATAACTTTAGCTTTGAAAAAGCTTTAAATTTTTATAAAAATGGTGACTTTAAAAGTTCTCTTGACAATTTAGATGTTTTTGATGAGAATTTTGATTCTCTTTCACTTAAAGCACTTATTTATTTCAAGAAAAAGGATTATAAAGCTCTTTTATATGTTTTAAATACTTATCCTGTTGTTTTGAGTGAATATAATTTTTTAGTTAAACTTATAGATTATGGCAAAATTGAAAAAAATAAAGATGATCTAGGTCCTTTTGAGAATTATAATTTAGGTGTTTTTTATTTCAATTTAAAAGAATATGAACTTGCTTTAAGTTGTTTTTTAAAAGCTAAAGAGCAAAAATCTGATTTTGTACAAGCTTTAAACAATAGCGCTGTTTTATTTGAAATGTTGGGCAACAAGGACGAGGCTTTAAAATTATTTTTTGAGGCTAGAGATTTGGATCAAAACAATTCTCTGGTTAAGCTTAATATTTGGATTTTAAAAAACAGTAAACCCTTTCAAACAGTAAGCTTTTTAAAGGTAGATAAAATTTTTTTTGATGCTAACCTTGCTCTTGTTGTTAATTATTTAATGTATTATTTCTATTCTATTGGGGAAATAAGCAGAGCAATTAAGCTTTCTGAGAAATTTTTAACAGACTCTCATTATTCTAAGTATATTTGGCACAATAGGGCAACTATTTTTCATAAAATAGGCAACATGACGCAAGCTACAACATCTTATGTTAAAGCCATTTTAAGTTTTCCAAATATTTATACAATTTACAATATGCATATTGCAACAGTTGAACTTTTAAAATTTTCTCCTAAAAAGGCTATTGAGAGAATGGTTAATGATTATTCTAACTTAGACTTGATATATTTGTATGCAACCTTATTTTTTCTTAGAAATCGTGATCTTGAGGATGCCTATTTTTACATGAAAAAACTTTGCGAGCTTAATCCAGAGCCTTATTCAAAATTTTTAAAATTACTTGAGTCTAGTGAGGATATGTTAATTGAAGCTCTGCTTGAAGAATTTGCAGTATCTTTAAGAACAAATTGGTATTTAGATTATTTATTTTTTATTGACAATTCTTTAAATTTGAGAGATCCTGTTTTTGTTTTTGATCACAATATAAGAATAAATACATATATTTGGAGAATTAAAGATGAGTGCATTGAATTAAAATTTAGCAACAATGAGGAAAAAATGGTTCAAGAGGTCTTGCATGAAGAATGTATTTGTCCTGAAATTAACGTTTCTATTAGGGATTTTCAAAATTTAATAGAAGCTTATAAAGAGTTTAGAATAAATTACTAA
- the pgeF gene encoding peptidoglycan editing factor PgeF produces the protein MKTIDHELYYEFRIADDVKIIYTKKPFNLNLKELSNDNLNFVPKSKKIKYLKQLHTDIIHKVEDNFINFQEGDGLISSSLDVALVAYFADCLPIYFYDSVKKIIGLVHSGYKGSFNLIILKMLFMFEKMGSTFKDLKIVFGPYNRSCCYEVSDFFLKEVSNKFSKGLLNASFVTRDGKIYFDNASFNLNLLSSFNLNVYNSKLCTYCLKNLYSYRRLRENQSYALIWRI, from the coding sequence ATGAAAACAATAGATCATGAACTTTATTATGAATTTAGGATAGCCGATGATGTTAAAATTATTTATACTAAAAAGCCTTTTAATCTAAATTTAAAAGAACTTAGTAATGATAATTTAAACTTTGTTCCTAAGTCTAAGAAAATAAAATATTTAAAGCAATTGCATACTGATATTATTCATAAAGTTGAAGATAATTTTATTAATTTTCAAGAAGGAGATGGCCTTATATCTAGTTCTTTAGATGTAGCTCTTGTTGCTTACTTTGCAGATTGTCTTCCAATATACTTTTATGATTCGGTGAAAAAAATTATAGGACTTGTTCACAGTGGATATAAAGGAAGCTTTAATTTGATTATTTTGAAAATGTTGTTTATGTTTGAAAAAATGGGATCAACTTTTAAGGATTTGAAAATTGTTTTTGGGCCTTATAACAGATCTTGCTGTTATGAGGTTTCTGATTTTTTTTTAAAAGAAGTAAGTAATAAATTTAGTAAAGGATTATTAAATGCTTCTTTTGTCACAAGAGATGGTAAAATATACTTTGACAATGCTAGCTTTAATTTAAATTTACTTTCTAGTTTTAATTTAAATGTTTATAATTCAAAGCTTTGTACGTATTGCTTGAAAAATCTTTATTCTTATAGAAGATTAAGAGAAAATCAAAGTTATGCTTTAATTTGGAGAATTTAA
- a CDS encoding Nif3-like dinuclear metal center hexameric protein gives MNVRDLSFKLNSIFDINKYEHVDKNLNGLQVGNLNAEVNKVAFAVDASFSTLKEAKGNDFLITHHGIFWSKKERIVSNMYDKTKFLIENNLALYSVHLPMDAHSVYSHSKVFSDFLGLKNPFNFANYGGFNLGIIADSVFSFSEILEKIKKENKHILFSKKFKESVNKVAIVSGSGYSFFEEALYHDVDLFITGDTSHQIYSLAEECSVNLIFAGHYFTETFGLIKLMEDFKIQEDLEVKFICKDTNL, from the coding sequence TTGAACGTAAGAGATTTGTCTTTTAAGCTTAATTCAATTTTTGATATAAATAAGTATGAGCATGTTGATAAAAATTTAAATGGACTTCAAGTAGGAAATCTTAATGCCGAGGTTAACAAGGTTGCCTTTGCTGTTGACGCTAGCTTTTCAACTTTAAAAGAAGCAAAAGGAAATGATTTTTTAATTACCCATCACGGTATTTTTTGGTCAAAAAAAGAGCGCATTGTTTCTAATATGTATGATAAAACGAAATTTTTGATTGAAAATAATTTAGCTCTTTATTCGGTACACTTACCTATGGATGCTCATTCTGTTTATTCGCACAGCAAAGTGTTTTCAGATTTTTTAGGATTAAAAAATCCTTTTAATTTTGCAAATTATGGGGGGTTTAATCTAGGAATTATTGCTGATTCTGTTTTTAGCTTTTCTGAAATTTTAGAAAAAATTAAAAAGGAAAATAAACATATTCTTTTTTCGAAAAAGTTTAAAGAGTCAGTGAATAAGGTTGCGATTGTTAGTGGTTCTGGATACTCTTTTTTTGAAGAAGCTTTATATCATGATGTAGATTTGTTTATAACCGGAGATACTTCTCATCAAATATATTCTTTAGCAGAAGAATGCAGCGTGAACTTGATTTTTGCAGGTCATTATTTTACTGAAACTTTTGGTTTAATTAAATTAATGGAAGATTTTAAAATTCAAGAAGATTTAGAGGTTAAATTTATTTGTAAAGATACTAATTTATAA
- the efbC gene encoding nucleoid-associated protein EbfC has protein sequence MAVNPLDFLKNMSSVKSNIDNIKKEISKITVCGKAGSNIVAIEMDGEFNVKKVSINKEFFDDLDKDAFEQMVKSALNDAVSKVKEEIKLKTMGVLPFGM, from the coding sequence ATGGCAGTAAATCCGTTAGATTTTTTGAAAAATATGTCTAGCGTTAAGAGTAATATTGACAATATTAAAAAGGAAATTTCTAAAATTACGGTTTGTGGCAAAGCTGGTAGCAATATTGTTGCTATTGAGATGGATGGCGAATTTAATGTTAAAAAAGTTTCAATCAATAAGGAATTTTTTGATGATTTAGACAAGGATGCTTTTGAACAAATGGTTAAATCTGCTTTAAATGATGCTGTTTCTAAGGTTAAAGAAGAGATAAAATTAAAAACTATGGGGGTTCTTCCTTTTGGAATGTAG
- the uvrC gene encoding excinuclease ABC subunit UvrC, whose amino-acid sequence MKEILTSLFGKVIKFPTTSGCYKMLNENKKILYIGKAKNLRSRVKSYFLEKNSHKIKILMKNVKSIEIITTNSEYEALLLECNLIKTHKPDYNVKLKDGKGYPMVRITHEKYPRIFKTRKIINDKSEYFGPFTNVKKLDQVLDFINKTFKIRKCKKKSNAPCLYYHMGQCLGVCYKENLEKEYQKELDKAKSILNGNISKILSQIDIKLKLAIQKEDFETAIKLKEIKSSLIEINQIQIVTKTNNLNIDYVHVHPGENVNTIIVLKYRNGKLVERDANFDESICKENELILQFLIQYYTSINMIVPDKIHIFLKDIDTKNAEKLINEIKNTKTEIIYKETEEILKIMEMAISNAELSLREYENKNNKALESLKIFLEMDKLPKIIEGFDIAHLKGQETVASMVTFKMGIPFKENYRLYKLKSLLKGEIDDFKAIKEVISRRYSEIINNNLELPNLILIDGGKGQLNAAFSILKGLKIENKVKVCSLAKKQETIFLTTNKKGINLPQGHPALRILQNVRDEAHRRANGFNKKRREKISPLYTKIHGIGEKTAQKILKSIGTYKDILPLSENEISEKIKVNIQLAKRIKEFAMKENSIKNHNQDK is encoded by the coding sequence ATGAAAGAGATCCTAACAAGTTTATTTGGAAAAGTAATAAAATTTCCAACCACAAGCGGTTGCTACAAAATGCTAAATGAAAATAAAAAAATACTCTATATTGGAAAAGCAAAAAATCTAAGATCAAGAGTAAAAAGTTATTTTTTAGAAAAAAATAGTCACAAAATCAAAATATTAATGAAAAATGTAAAATCAATAGAAATTATTACAACAAATAGCGAATACGAAGCATTACTTCTAGAGTGCAATCTAATCAAAACTCACAAACCTGATTACAATGTAAAATTAAAAGATGGAAAAGGTTATCCCATGGTCAGGATAACCCATGAAAAATATCCAAGAATTTTCAAAACTAGAAAAATAATTAATGACAAAAGCGAGTATTTTGGACCATTTACCAATGTAAAAAAATTAGACCAAGTATTAGATTTTATTAACAAAACATTTAAGATTAGAAAGTGTAAAAAAAAATCCAATGCTCCTTGCCTATATTACCATATGGGACAGTGCCTTGGAGTATGCTACAAAGAAAACCTTGAAAAAGAATATCAAAAAGAGCTAGATAAGGCAAAATCCATACTAAACGGAAATATATCCAAAATATTAAGCCAAATTGATATCAAATTAAAACTTGCCATACAAAAAGAAGATTTTGAAACTGCGATCAAATTAAAAGAAATTAAAAGTTCTTTAATAGAAATCAATCAAATTCAAATCGTTACAAAAACCAACAATTTAAACATAGACTATGTACATGTTCATCCGGGAGAAAATGTAAATACAATAATAGTATTAAAATACAGAAATGGGAAATTAGTTGAAAGAGATGCAAACTTTGATGAGAGTATATGTAAAGAAAATGAACTGATTTTACAATTTTTGATTCAATATTATACATCTATTAATATGATAGTGCCAGACAAAATTCATATTTTTCTCAAAGATATCGACACTAAAAATGCTGAAAAACTAATAAATGAAATTAAAAATACAAAAACAGAAATTATTTACAAAGAAACAGAAGAAATTTTAAAAATAATGGAAATGGCCATATCTAATGCTGAATTATCTTTAAGAGAATATGAAAATAAAAACAACAAAGCACTTGAGAGTTTGAAAATTTTTCTAGAAATGGACAAACTTCCCAAAATAATTGAAGGATTTGACATTGCTCATCTTAAAGGTCAAGAAACAGTAGCTTCTATGGTTACTTTTAAAATGGGAATACCTTTTAAAGAAAACTACAGGCTTTACAAACTAAAATCACTATTAAAGGGAGAAATTGATGACTTTAAGGCAATAAAAGAAGTAATCTCAAGAAGATATTCAGAAATAATCAATAACAACTTAGAACTACCGAATTTAATTTTAATTGACGGAGGCAAAGGACAATTAAATGCTGCTTTTTCTATCTTAAAGGGCTTAAAAATAGAAAATAAAGTTAAAGTCTGTTCGTTGGCAAAAAAACAAGAAACAATATTCTTAACAACTAACAAAAAAGGAATAAATCTGCCCCAAGGACATCCTGCTCTTAGGATACTACAAAATGTAAGAGACGAAGCACACAGAAGGGCCAACGGATTTAACAAAAAAAGAAGAGAAAAAATAAGCCCATTGTATACAAAAATACATGGAATTGGAGAAAAAACAGCCCAAAAAATATTAAAATCAATTGGAACCTATAAGGATATATTGCCTTTAAGTGAAAATGAAATTTCAGAAAAAATAAAAGTAAATATTCAACTTGCAAAAAGAATAAAAGAATTTGCAATGAAAGAAAACTCAATAAAAAATCATAATCAAGATAAATAA
- a CDS encoding fibronectin type III domain-containing protein, whose amino-acid sequence MRLILMLLLSFLCFSILLSQELKLILDSKKNFKFIQDSSNVTFERDMRGLLGIYLDRYKAFLDLNNIDLRLEIGRDNKLKDTSSNYLVSAKSLRVSNEFRNVSNGSLIFYSNQNPVKFKPLTKKAFFFSGNTVSDFTIKFWVYRTTSVTGEIIFSWDGYKKINNSWVDQSIRLESDEGNFVWVLNNVFLKDNKNPIKIRMKSNDDFIPKKWHLHTLRYRQKDGILEYLIDSKPQAIEYVTDDRKEGSGYLLSIGNFIDFTLGTYFTGAVENLEIHKSFEEVNNAFFSKNMGYIITEPIKLSKYYSQILSFDVDSNVPKDTEIVYYYRLDNKVFYDTDIHGNIKKNLTGAWIHFDPKKDFPDSKISKYIQIKVEFYPSGDSVSSPSLYSMSITYVPEAAPFPPVITKVIPGSREVFIEWIPVVNSSVEGYYIYIGVASGNYHGKTSGVLASPIDVGNQTSFKITGLEDGRLYYISIAAYNLDKSVNKTSFSKEISVRPMEIFKKYE is encoded by the coding sequence ATGAGATTAATTTTAATGCTCTTGCTATCTTTTTTGTGCTTTTCTATTCTTTTATCTCAAGAATTGAAGTTGATACTTGATTCGAAAAAAAATTTTAAATTTATTCAAGATTCTAGCAATGTTACTTTTGAAAGGGATATGAGGGGTTTGCTTGGTATTTATCTGGATAGATATAAAGCTTTTTTAGATTTGAATAATATTGATTTGCGTTTAGAAATAGGAAGAGATAATAAATTAAAAGATACATCTTCAAATTATTTAGTTAGTGCAAAAAGTTTGAGAGTTTCAAATGAATTTCGTAATGTTTCTAATGGCTCTTTAATTTTTTATTCAAATCAAAATCCTGTTAAGTTTAAGCCATTAACAAAGAAAGCTTTCTTTTTTTCAGGCAATACCGTTTCTGATTTTACTATTAAGTTTTGGGTATATAGAACAACTTCTGTTACAGGAGAAATTATTTTTAGTTGGGATGGTTATAAAAAGATTAATAATTCGTGGGTAGATCAGTCTATTAGATTAGAAAGTGATGAGGGAAATTTTGTTTGGGTTTTAAACAATGTATTTTTAAAAGACAATAAAAATCCTATCAAAATTAGAATGAAAAGTAATGATGATTTTATTCCAAAGAAATGGCATTTACATACTTTAAGATATAGACAAAAGGATGGCATACTTGAATATTTGATAGATTCTAAACCTCAGGCAATAGAATATGTAACAGATGACAGGAAGGAAGGATCAGGATATTTATTAAGTATTGGCAATTTTATTGATTTTACCTTGGGAACTTATTTTACTGGTGCGGTTGAGAATTTGGAAATACATAAAAGCTTTGAAGAGGTTAACAATGCTTTTTTTTCAAAGAATATGGGATACATTATTACAGAGCCTATCAAGCTTTCTAAATATTATTCTCAAATATTATCCTTTGATGTTGATTCTAATGTTCCTAAGGATACAGAGATTGTTTATTATTATAGATTAGATAATAAGGTATTTTATGATACAGATATTCATGGGAATATTAAAAAAAATTTAACTGGGGCATGGATTCATTTTGATCCTAAAAAAGATTTTCCAGATTCAAAGATATCAAAATATATTCAAATAAAAGTTGAATTTTATCCTAGTGGAGATTCTGTAAGCAGCCCTTCTCTTTATAGCATGTCAATCACTTACGTTCCTGAAGCAGCTCCATTTCCACCTGTGATAACAAAAGTTATTCCAGGCTCTAGAGAAGTTTTTATTGAATGGATTCCTGTTGTTAATAGTAGTGTTGAAGGGTATTACATTTATATTGGGGTTGCCTCTGGTAATTATCATGGAAAAACCAGCGGGGTTTTAGCTTCTCCTATTGATGTTGGAAATCAAACTTCTTTTAAGATTACAGGGCTTGAAGACGGAAGGCTTTATTATATTAGTATTGCTGCTTACAATTTGGATAAAAGTGTTAATAAGACTTCTTTTTCAAAAGAAATTTCTGTAAGGCCTATGGAGATTTTTAAAAAATATGAATAA
- the lspA gene encoding signal peptidase II, translating to MGARSKQYFNIFIFIISLIFFDQLSKYLVAKYVKLGSIYFSFFDDFFRIIHVRNTGILFSMGSNIHYSLKKIFFLAMPIFILIFVFYLSLKERNYIARISLLLIFSGGVGNVIDRLFRPSGVVDFLDFKFYGIFGLDRWPTFNFADSYVVVGMILFLVYDFFIKRKVLNK from the coding sequence ATGGGCGCTAGAAGTAAGCAATATTTCAATATTTTTATATTTATTATTAGTTTAATTTTTTTTGATCAACTTTCTAAGTATTTGGTTGCAAAGTATGTTAAATTGGGTTCAATATATTTTTCCTTTTTTGATGATTTTTTTAGGATAATACATGTAAGAAATACAGGTATTTTATTTTCTATGGGTTCTAATATTCATTATAGCTTGAAAAAAATTTTTTTTCTTGCAATGCCTATTTTCATTTTAATATTTGTTTTTTATCTTTCTTTGAAAGAGAGAAATTATATTGCCAGAATTTCACTTTTATTAATTTTTTCAGGAGGAGTGGGAAATGTTATTGATAGATTGTTTAGACCCTCTGGAGTTGTAGATTTTTTAGATTTCAAATTTTATGGAATTTTTGGACTTGATAGATGGCCTACTTTTAATTTTGCAGATAGCTATGTTGTTGTAGGAATGATTTTATTTCTGGTTTATGATTTTTTTATAAAAAGAAAAGTGCTTAATAAATGA
- the dnaX gene encoding DNA polymerase III subunit gamma/tau, which yields MASSRGTALKKRPRDFNSLEGQDFVVETLKHSIEKNKIANAYIFSGPRGVGKTSSARAFARCLNCKNGPTVMPCGECSNCKSIDNDSSLDVVEIDGASNTSVQDIRQIKEEIMFPPAISKYRIYIIDEVHMLSNSAFNALLKTIEEPPNYIVFIFATTESHKLPETIKSRCQHFSFKLLSLEKIYNMLKKVCFEDHIKYEDEALKWIAYKSSGSVRDAYTLFDQIVSFTDSNIKLDQIRSKMGLTNDEFLENLSVSILGEDIKELICVLDSIFSAGVSYEQFLLDSIEFFREALFLKIGIKNFEFIGIKSENLRKKLIEFDLNYLERIIVVLLETYRDLQFSVNPRYELEINFIKILRLKNYIPNHVLIKQIQNLEDNLLENVAVDSNNFDALVNNKNEDDSAFITAESSLKCEFPEIKSLEKEEANFDGNLSTKIDKNLIKTNSIDEIDEIFIEDDNSNKANDFINIRDKFIYIVSRYVQTLVHSGEVVIDDNILYYKVFSEFEYNELQNYKGEIRSEFYKEFPNLSIVFQKNFKSLEKDFEKLETVKNIFGASEVLEE from the coding sequence ATGGCGTCTTCAAGAGGCACTGCTCTTAAGAAACGCCCCAGAGATTTCAACTCTCTTGAAGGGCAAGATTTTGTTGTTGAAACTCTAAAGCATTCTATAGAGAAAAATAAAATAGCCAATGCCTATATCTTTTCAGGGCCAAGAGGCGTTGGCAAGACTTCATCAGCTAGGGCTTTTGCTAGATGCTTAAATTGCAAGAATGGTCCGACAGTTATGCCTTGTGGGGAATGCAGCAATTGTAAATCTATTGATAATGATAGCAGTCTTGATGTTGTTGAAATTGATGGTGCTTCAAACACCTCAGTCCAAGATATTAGACAAATTAAAGAAGAGATAATGTTTCCTCCTGCAATTTCTAAATATAGAATATATATTATTGATGAAGTTCATATGCTTTCCAATTCTGCTTTTAATGCTCTTTTAAAGACGATTGAAGAGCCTCCCAATTATATTGTTTTTATTTTTGCCACTACAGAGTCACATAAGCTTCCAGAGACAATAAAAAGCAGATGTCAACATTTTAGTTTTAAGCTTTTATCTTTAGAAAAGATTTATAATATGCTTAAGAAGGTTTGTTTTGAAGATCATATTAAATATGAAGATGAAGCTTTAAAATGGATTGCATATAAAAGTAGCGGTAGTGTAAGAGATGCTTATACTCTTTTTGATCAGATAGTTTCTTTTACTGATTCTAATATTAAATTAGATCAAATAAGATCTAAGATGGGTTTAACTAATGATGAGTTTTTGGAGAATTTGTCAGTTAGCATTCTTGGCGAAGATATAAAAGAGTTAATTTGTGTTCTTGATTCTATTTTTTCAGCTGGAGTGTCTTATGAGCAATTTCTTTTAGATTCAATCGAATTTTTTAGAGAGGCATTATTTTTAAAGATAGGTATTAAAAATTTTGAGTTTATTGGAATTAAATCTGAGAATTTGAGAAAGAAATTAATTGAGTTTGATTTGAACTATCTTGAGAGAATTATTGTTGTTTTGCTGGAAACTTACAGAGATTTGCAATTTTCGGTTAATCCAAGATATGAGCTTGAGATTAATTTTATTAAAATTTTAAGGCTTAAAAATTATATTCCAAATCATGTTTTAATAAAGCAAATTCAAAATCTTGAAGACAATTTGTTAGAAAATGTTGCCGTAGATTCAAACAATTTTGATGCTTTGGTAAATAATAAGAACGAAGATGATTCGGCTTTTATTACAGCAGAATCTAGCTTAAAATGTGAATTTCCCGAAATCAAATCCTTAGAGAAAGAGGAAGCTAATTTTGATGGAAATTTGTCAACAAAAATTGATAAAAATCTTATAAAGACCAATAGTATTGATGAGATTGATGAAATTTTTATTGAAGATGATAATTCAAATAAAGCAAATGATTTTATTAATATAAGAGATAAATTTATTTATATTGTTTCAAGATATGTTCAAACTTTAGTTCATTCAGGAGAAGTTGTTATTGATGATAATATTCTTTATTATAAGGTGTTTAGTGAGTTTGAGTATAATGAGCTTCAAAATTATAAAGGTGAGATAAGATCTGAATTTTATAAAGAATTTCCCAATTTAAGCATTGTGTTTCAGAAAAATTTTAAAAGCCTTGAAAAGGATTTTGAAAAATTAGAAACTGTAAAAAATATTTTTGGAGCAAGTGAAGTTCTGGAGGAATAA
- a CDS encoding nucleoside-diphosphate kinase — MSMLLQKTLCIIKPDGVRRGLIGDVVSRFERVGLKIVAAKMLIVDESLAKKHYLYDDIVFRHSETVWNSLIKFISNSPVFAFVVEGVESIEVVRKLCGATEPKLAIPGTIRGDFSYHSFKYSNEKGFSIYNVIHASANEVDAIREIPIWFKDNEILSYKRDDEFEHYYC; from the coding sequence ATGTCAATGTTATTGCAAAAAACTTTATGTATTATTAAGCCAGATGGAGTTAGGAGAGGCTTAATTGGTGATGTAGTTTCTAGATTTGAAAGAGTGGGTTTAAAAATTGTGGCTGCTAAAATGCTTATTGTTGATGAGAGTTTAGCAAAAAAACACTATTTATATGATGATATTGTCTTTAGGCATAGTGAGACGGTTTGGAATTCTTTAATTAAATTTATTTCAAATTCCCCTGTTTTTGCATTTGTTGTTGAAGGGGTTGAAAGTATTGAGGTCGTTAGGAAGCTTTGTGGCGCTACTGAGCCAAAATTAGCCATTCCCGGAACAATACGAGGAGATTTTTCTTATCATAGTTTTAAGTATTCAAATGAAAAAGGTTTTTCAATTTACAATGTGATTCATGCATCTGCAAATGAAGTAGATGCAATTCGCGAAATACCAATTTGGTTTAAAGACAATGAAATTTTAAGCTACAAAAGAGATGATGAATTTGAACATTATTATTGTTAA
- the lptB gene encoding LPS export ABC transporter ATP-binding protein, with amino-acid sequence MFLKKKNKIKEIKESLNLDSVNNVVLKADNIIKKYGEKVAVNGITINIHKGEVVGLLGPNGAGKTTTFYTIVGFIRSNAGKVLINDYNISSLNMYERARIGIVYLPQDASIFRELTVEENIMVALERREDLSNAERKIELVDLLKEFEIKRIQSQKAYTLSGGERRRAEIARALAVNPHFLLLDEPFAGIDPIAIGDIKNIIKILKGRNIGVLITDHNVRDAFDIIDRAYIVYQGQVLDEGDVDYIIRSEKAKKLYLGEEFRL; translated from the coding sequence ATGTTTCTAAAGAAAAAAAATAAAATAAAAGAGATTAAGGAAAGTCTTAACCTTGATTCTGTCAATAATGTTGTTTTAAAAGCAGACAACATTATTAAAAAGTATGGCGAAAAGGTTGCTGTTAATGGCATTACGATTAATATTCATAAAGGCGAAGTTGTGGGGCTTCTTGGTCCAAATGGAGCTGGCAAAACAACAACATTTTATACTATTGTAGGCTTTATTAGGTCTAATGCAGGCAAAGTTTTAATAAATGATTATAACATTTCATCTCTTAATATGTATGAGCGCGCACGAATAGGGATTGTATATCTTCCCCAAGATGCTTCAATTTTTAGAGAACTTACAGTTGAAGAGAATATTATGGTTGCTTTAGAGAGAAGAGAGGATCTATCTAATGCTGAGCGTAAGATAGAGCTTGTGGATTTGCTTAAAGAATTTGAGATAAAAAGAATACAAAGCCAAAAAGCTTATACTCTTTCTGGTGGAGAGAGAAGGCGAGCAGAGATAGCAAGAGCTTTGGCTGTAAATCCCCATTTTTTACTCTTAGATGAACCTTTTGCCGGTATTGATCCTATTGCGATTGGGGATATAAAGAATATAATAAAAATTTTAAAAGGTAGAAATATAGGGGTTCTTATTACTGATCACAATGTAAGAGATGCTTTTGATATAATCGATAGAGCTTATATTGTTTATCAGGGGCAAGTGCTTGATGAAGGCGATGTTGATTATATAATAAGGAGCGAGAAAGCCAAAAAGCTTTATTTAGGAGAAGAATTTAGGTTATGA
- a CDS encoding LptA/OstA family protein, whose protein sequence is MRDLILIWIFIIFVNNIQATQLESSLKSEGLKGNDEKSTNFTFKSDFAQGIVSSFYKKIVLKGNSEVISSGFKLRADEIEIYGENGSYLEARGNVFYEDYKNKMNVKAQFLFFNRKLDNFYLQKGVELEDLENNMLIKAERVEGSNKANVYIMQYSVKIYKDDTFARAENGTYNKEEKEMLLEGVPVIYQKDNYYSASRIIFNTKTNRYKLEGSVEGEFTQVEDDVSKEKK, encoded by the coding sequence TTGAGGGATTTAATTTTAATATGGATTTTTATTATTTTTGTTAACAATATTCAAGCAACACAATTAGAATCCAGTCTTAAATCTGAAGGGCTTAAGGGAAACGATGAGAAAAGTACTAATTTTACCTTTAAGTCAGACTTTGCACAAGGAATAGTGTCTTCTTTTTATAAAAAAATTGTTTTAAAAGGGAATTCAGAGGTTATTTCGTCAGGTTTTAAGCTTAGAGCAGATGAAATTGAAATTTATGGAGAAAATGGCTCTTATCTTGAAGCTAGAGGCAATGTTTTTTATGAAGATTATAAGAATAAGATGAATGTTAAGGCCCAGTTTTTGTTTTTTAATAGAAAATTGGATAATTTTTATCTTCAAAAAGGGGTTGAGCTTGAAGATCTAGAAAATAATATGCTTATTAAAGCGGAAAGGGTTGAAGGCAGCAATAAGGCTAATGTTTATATTATGCAATATTCTGTTAAAATATATAAGGACGATACTTTTGCAAGAGCTGAGAATGGGACTTATAATAAAGAAGAAAAAGAAATGCTTCTTGAGGGGGTTCCAGTAATTTACCAGAAAGACAACTATTATTCTGCTTCAAGAATAATTTTTAATACTAAAACTAATAGGTATAAACTTGAGGGAAGTGTTGAGGGAGAGTTTACTCAAGTTGAGGACGATGTTTCTAAAGAAAAAAAATAA